One window of Hoplias malabaricus isolate fHopMal1 chromosome 16, fHopMal1.hap1, whole genome shotgun sequence genomic DNA carries:
- the LOC136671363 gene encoding mast cell protease 1-like, which translates to MLQGALFLLAVAGGVLGAPMKRTESKPTEGLHHVLLALPGDDHGHCGGALISPEWILTSALCNLTNIEVILGHHPNLRGERRKILEKMVFSDGKIVHNLMLLKVEKKAQDKFTTVPLPPEKICKAPAAASVIRFFGWINGKYDFAKDTSTAEKLQTGELSISKCTPIPEREKQPLPVELRHDKHKLLCAQHPPGVDDCELFAGTSMLHSGVLYGVLVNYDLNCKKQVEFMDICGYRDWIKSVSTV; encoded by the exons ATGCTGCAGGGTGCTTTATTTCTCCTGGCTGTTGCAG GTGGTGTCCTGGGGGCCCCTATGAAGAGGACAGAGAGTAAGCCCACTGAGGGTTTACACCACGTGCTGCTGGCTCTTCCAGGTGATGATCACGGACACTGTGGAGGAGCTCTGATCAGCCCTGAATGGATCCTCACTTCTGCTCTTTGCAATTTAAC GAACATAGAGGTAATTTTGGGCCACCATCCGAAcctgagaggagagaggaggaagattttagaaaaaatggttttcagtgatGGCAAAATCGTCCACAACCTCATGCTGCTGAAGGTGGAGAAAAAAGCACAGGACAAGTTCACCACTGTCCCACTGCCTCCGGAGAAGATCTGCAAAGCCCCCGCCGCAGCATCAGTGATCAGGTTCTTTGGGTGGATTAATGGAAAATATGATTTTGCTAAAG ACACATCTACGGCAGAGAAGCTACAGACAGGAGAGCTCTCCATCTCGAAGTGTACGCCCATTcctgaaagagaaaaacagcCGTTACCAGTGGAGCTGCGACACGATAAACACAAACTCCTGTGTGCTCAACACCCTCCTGGTGTGGATGACTGTGAG CTCTTCGCTGGAACATCTATGCTTCACAGCGGAGTCCTGTATGGGGTCCTGGTAAACTATGACTTAAACTGTAAGAAACAAGTGGAATTCATGGACATCTGTGGTTACAGAGATTGGATTAAAAGTGTATCCACAGTGTAA